In Zingiber officinale cultivar Zhangliang chromosome 1A, Zo_v1.1, whole genome shotgun sequence, the DNA window CAGAAATACTTACTAGAAAaccatttttatattttaaagtaaaaaattaaaaacaaagcgATATTAGCATTGTTCATGTGAAACATATAAATTTGCATTTCATGAAACTAAAATTCAGTATCCACCAAAACAAGTTGTCTCATGACATCCCTATTAAACTCTATTTTGAAATGACTAGTAGTTCAGAAAACTAGAAACACAATTTCAAGCATATTAAGAAAATAGGACAACGAATAACACAAAACATAATTTAACTACTATAAACAAATAATCAACTGGTGCAAGAATTCATAGTCAAGCAAGCACACCTCCTTAGGCATTTTACTCAAAAAATCAATCAATTCACCAGGATGATCTTCACCATCTCCTCCAGGACGAACCTTCCCAGGAGTAGCATCAAGAACCCAAACCTTCAAAGACAAAAGTCAAAGTTCTTACCTTTGATATTTAAGGGAGGATGATTAAAATCTAAGGTCAAAAATCATGAATAGAATTAGCAGGTATTCAATGGTAAGAATTCAGATTTTGATCTTACTCTGACAGGTCTAGCAAGAGGCTTTGCAGCTTGTTCTACCATACTTAGGGCCACTGAGAAGATGATAGAGTGGCATATCAGAAAATATTAAATtgcaaaaaacaaacaaacaaataaatgtCAACCAAAAATAAAGAAACTTGCGAAGATTACCTTTGCCACCAAAGCTGTGACCAACTAAGACACGAGGTATCAATCTGAGTTGTGCAACCTGTATGATGCCAAAGTGTCATATTGGAAAATTACCTCCAAACTTATACCAACTATCTCATGAAACAAATGCCACTAGAAACTGAACCAAAAGCTAACAAGAGATGTTCAACTATATGGGACCAAGAGCAACTTTGTGGTTGAAAAAATGAAGACAGAGAGCATCTTTGATGTTAAATTTACACTGAGTGATTAATCGACTGCATCTTAATGTTGTAATTCTCTAGTTTCTTAGAAGTGATTGAATCACCACTAGGTAATATGAAAGAATCAAAAACCAACTTTCACATCAAAGAACCACCAACCATTTTTGTTTTAGTAACCAGAGACACATTGATCAAGATCAAGGAAACAAAACTTAGTATCTTACATTTTCTAAACAAAGCTTAGTATCTTACATTTTCTAATTTCAGGATGGATTGATACGGTATGCCCGTAAACCACAAATATATTGGCAAGGTAATGAAGCGAAGGTAAACTTGTTCAAGGCATCGCTCTCGTCAATAAGGTACAGTGCATGCCATCAAGTGACCAAACAAGCCAACTGGGTGAGCTCTCTCATTAATAAAACTACAACTTATATGGGTTTTAGAAAAATGCCCCAGTAAAAATTAAGTCAATGTGATATTTCCACTTAAACTGTAAAAAAGAGATATAACTGTTTAAAGACAAAATGCTACAATAAATGTGTAAAATATTCACATGCAGATGATATTCGATGCGAAACTTAACCAGTATGATCAAAAAACTTACAAGCTTTAGAACATCAAGAGCAGCTGCAGCAACTGTATGAGGTCCATTCTTCTTTATCGATGCTGATTCACCATGACAGCGCAAATCAACCAAAAGAAACTGCATTAAAGGAGTAAAGATTTTGCCCACGTACATAGACAATGTCATTTCACATCTTATTTTAGGCTCACTAACATAGAAGGAgaataaaaaaagaagaaaggcTAGAGCAACTTAATTACAAAACCATTTTGATTTTTCAGTGTTTAAATGGCACTTTTGGCAAAGTGAAGAGGGGTTAAGTGTTGGAGAGTATACCTGCCACATTGGGAACTCTTGCGCCAGTCTCTTAGCAAAAGAACCTGAAATATTTTTATACCATTATTCACCAGATTCAGCAGGCACTTACAACTCTGTATCCGTTGATGTACTAATCTGTAGTTCTATCTAATACAGAAACTTTGTTCATAGTATTGCACATAATTGTACATTTATGTGCAACGAAGATGAATTAAAAGTAGGAAACCAAgcaaaatagaaaaactaaagTGAGATTACCAATATAAAGTAATGTCGCTTGTgaatctctctctcttttttttttttttgagattttcaATATTATAGTttctcatttatttatttttataaatccgTCAGCCTGTAGTTAGTTATTACTGCCAAAATATCACCTTTCCATTTGTGTATACTTCTTAGAAAAGCACTAAAATGCATATCAGTTTGAGAAAAGCGAGAAGCTTTCAAGTTTGAGTAGCTCACTGACCCCAATTCTTCCTAGAACCAAGAATTCCATGCAAGAGAACAGCAGTTGGTGGATCAGGTATTGACTTATCCATGAAATAATTCCAGCTCACCTGCATTAGATAAAGTGGAAAGAAATACACAAATTAGCATATCAGAGAGACAAAATAGACCTCAAGTTCTGAAGTCTGAAAATACTATTGAGTTCTCCAAACCATGGAATGATGGTTAAACAAAGAATTCCAATGCCTTGGTCTGATTATGAACCAGAAAAGTTGAGCCACTAACAAGTTACAGTGTTCTTTTGAACAAAGTCATATTTACAGAGATCaccaatattttttttcataaaaacattTATTTTGGTTAATCTTAGCATCAAACCTCTGGCACCTACTTATATTAACTGAATTTATACACTCTCTGTATCTATATATTAACTTTCCCACTTAATCTACACGCCAGAATACTTTCTGTAGATTCCAAGTTTGAAAATCATAGACAATTTACTCATTAACAACTGCAGCATGGAATTGTCAGCTCAACAAAACTATAGAACCTGATTTAGAATCTAAGGTCTGATGAGAGCAGTGAATTAGGTTTTATAATTTGGTATCACTTGAGTACCAGCAAGTGCTATAATGCTATAGTCAAACTAGCAATTGCTTGAAGGTAATTAAACTAATAACTATTTTATTCTACAAGTGAAAGGACAAGGCATTGGGATTGAGGTCAAAAATTTGCAAGTCGTCAAACAGCTATTAGAATAACAGGTGAATGAAGGAGAAAATTTTCTTACAAGGCTTCCTTGGACAAGATCATATGCCTGCAGAAGATAAGCAAAGAAATTAAGTCATAGAGTTgttattgtttaaaaaattaaaaataaaatcaagaaaaataagattaTTCACATATATTCAAAGTACTTTTGGTATGGTCTTGCAAAGAGACTAGTTAGTTTTTCTATTATAGCAACAACCTACACAAATTAATTCCTGTTTCTTAATGAATTCACCACTGACCAGGGTATGATTAGGTTTTGCAGCTTCTAGAGGTCGAATGGCCCTTTCATCTACCAATGTCATATGAACACGTAATCTTCGATTAGATGAAGAATAGCTTTTCCTGGGGTTATTTAAAGAAAATGGCCGAGCATGGCAAGTGCAGTCCTGTGAACAGATAAAGTTTGCAATCAGTACGTGAGAAGTTATAATGTAAAATTATCAACAGCTATCAATGAGAATAAAAAAAAGGGTTTTAAAACAAGAAAAATACAGATGTAATGTCCTGTAAGGTGCAAATAACTTGCTAAATTGTGACATTGTCACAATAAGCAAAACAAGTAAAACAGAAAATTTCTTAGAAATTCTTTGCACAAGTAACGATTTAAGTGATTCTATAATTACAAAAGTAGAATTGATTACAATTGAAGGAAAAAGGCATATAGGCTACGTATAATCAAGAGTGGCTAATGGATATAAATATGACTAGCCATATAATCTTACATAGAATTCAATGGCAATACTATCCATGTAGTCAATTCCAAAAAATACGGACTCATGACTTGTTGCAactaaaagataaaatatttagtACATTACGTTTCAAccataaagaaaattttaaaaatagtacaTAAAATTGATAGTGCACCAATAATAATAACCTTGTCATTGCTAGCAAGCCATATTTCCTTACTATTTTCAACTCCATATTGAAAAGTAAAacgacaatttaccaaaaggcgtatccAGGTTTTCaaatttaccaaaagacacatgCTACTTTGTTATTTACCAAAGGATACACATTTTTACATGTTTTTCCCATTCTACCCTCctaattacttttcttttttattttctctatcatttctctctctcttctctttcctcctatGCATACAACgtttttctctttcctctcttttgcacgtcaattcttctaaaaatattttaacacctctgagaagtccaaataaacaatggatagcacatttgaactctttgcaacctctaaaatccacaggaactgaaatgggtgcaatcggagctctctaggtctattagtggattttaatcgaaacccactgatggacctcgAAAGcttcgattgcacccatttcagttcctgtggatttctggggttgcaagaagttcaaatatgtcatccattgtttatttcggctTTTCAAAggtattaaaatgtaataaggaagaatcaCCAAAATTCTCCAGCCTGATATGGAGGGCctaatatcattccatatcaggcccaatgtggagaATTTTGACGATTCTTCCTTATTACAGTTTAACACATCTGAGAagccgaaataaacaatggatagcatatttgaactccttgcgacctcagaaatccacaggaattgaaatggatgcaatcagagctctctagatccatcagtgagttttgatcgaaacccactgatggatttATGGGGtcgcaaagagttcaaatatgatattcattatttatttcggcttctcagaggtgttaaaatatttttagaaggaTCGACGtataaaagagaggaaaaaagaggagaggaaagagaagaaacGTTGCATGCAGAGGAGgaaagaggagagaaagagaaatgatagagaaaataaaaaagaaaagtaatCAGAAGGGTAGAATGGGAAAAACACCGTAAAAAGATGCATCCTTTGGTAAATAACAAAGTAGcatgcgccttttggtaaattcgaAAACTTGGATACGCCTTTTGATAAATTGCCGAAAGTAAAAAACCAATTATTGGTCTAGCATACCGGCTCCAGGTTAAATATGGATGAAAATGCGCAGTTTCTACTAAGCATCACAGAGAATGGAACTCAATAGAAAACAGAGACTTAAGGAAACTCAAAAGCAGCCAGCAAGTTCACAACTCACAGAATTTAAGAAAACTCTCTCATAAACACAAGAAATGACCAACAACTCACAACAAGTTCATGGCTTTCAGGATTTCATTTCACAACGTACTTCACTATTATACGTTTCTCTCCGAGCATGCAAATTACTGAATTAGATTGGACAGCTAGTAGAGAAGGAAACAAAGGGATTTTGAAATCCCATCACTCCCACATTTTCTAAATCTGAGAATACTAAATTTCCAAACTTTTATCATTTCAAAAAGGAAATtcgggaaaaaaaaaatctagaaattgCTTTCAAATTCCCTAGTCTTTTATTTCCAACAAGCTATAATATAAGAGCTATTTTGCTCGGTTTAGCACCCGAAAAAGAAAGCTTTTTGAAAGGAGGAAGAGCTAAAAAGACACAACAACAAGTTTATTGAAATCGAATTCCAACCTGAAGAGGGAACTGAACCCCACACCTCGCCCTCGGATCTAGAGACGCCCCAACTCGAATATCAAATCCCTTCCCACCCGCCATGACCGCCCACCCCCAATCCGACCCGCACGAAACCGCAAAATTCGAAGCCCTAGCCATGGAGACCAAGATGTCAGGGCTTTCCGCCGCGGAATGCAGGCGATGGCGTGGGGAGATTGGAGTCGAAACCGGAAGATCGAAGTGGTCGATGCGGTGGGCGGATAGAACGAGGGTATCCGACCGGCTACCCCGCCTTCTCTCTCTTTGTGGTCCGTGGGCGGAGGCGCCGACGCGAGGCGTGGCGAGTAGACCGCGGAAGGCGACGCTTTCGCGAGCACCTTTTGCCGCGGCTCTTTTTGTGGCCGAGAAACGTACCGAGTCATAGTCGAACAAGCTGTTtggaaaaatttatatatatatatatatatatgaattgaaAATTTCCAATTTTGTATTGGGTTACAAatccagaagaaaaaaaaagttgtaaaatttcaattcttttatattttgtttttaagATTTAAGCTCTATTATATGCATGGGTACGTATgttaaataacaataatttttattagtattcgtatctttaaaaattaatttgagtaAAATACCTTATCAATTTTTCAAAAAGCTCCGGTTTAAATTTCGACgaaataaatttttcttaatataCAATTGGCCTAACAACGCTGAATTAATTTTTCAATAGAACTGAACCGAATTAATATGTTAGATACCTAATTCAAACTAacaaaaaatcaattttaattaatatattttacatgacGAAAGATACAACTGCTAACTTGGCTCTCCTGAAAGAAAAACACAGGCCAACAATAAAATAAACATGACAGAGAAAGGTGCGCCATGACTCCTTCAAAACTTCAATGTGTTAGCTTTTGTCGATTCCAGTGTGTTCCTCGTTGAGCTTGAGGCCCTGCACAATTGTGCATCATGAACACGTTAATATATCTAAAGTCATCGATCGGGATCTTCAAAGGCTTCATTTTAATTCCTGTTCAGATTTTTGAACAGAACAATGCCGATGGATCCCATCGCTAGTATCCCTATTGTATTCCAGTTGAGCAATCTGCTTCTGATATCGGTTAGGCCTTGCTGAGATGACAAAGACAAGCGCTCGTGCATCTTGTCGATGTCAATGAAAGGAGGCATCAACATCACTGAAGTTCTTAGGACTACAATCATTGGATGATACTTGCGGTTTCAAATATTCTAAGATTTGCAAGCAGAAACTAGACGACTTATAAAGATTGTTAGGAATGCAAAGGATTTAACATCACTGAAGCTTTGAACTAGTTGTATTTGAAGCAAAAGAATAGATGGAATTTTGGTACGTACCTCATCCAATAGGGAAGAATCTTTATTCAGTCGGGAAGAAGACGATGAAGTGGGCAGAAGGGTGCCATTGCCCAAGTTAGACACAAACAGCGATGTCGGGACAGAGCCATTGCAGGCTTCCCCTTGGAGGGCCAAGTTTTGTTGGCTCATAGAAGTTCTCTGTGAGCTGAACTTCTTATTGTATTCTTCCGTTTGTGAACTAAATTCATCGAATCTTTCATTTAGAGCAGAAATCTGCTCTGACAGATGATTAACAGCTTCCTATACAGGATTGGtaagtatattaaaaaaaaaagttacatTAGACCACTTGTAACAAAAAATATAGGCATGCAACAAAATTGTTATTTATTTCCCAGTTTCTACCAAATGAGCATATTGTCGTTGTGGCAACTAACCCGACTGATTGCCGGTGATTCAGGAGGTTCTCTCAAACCTTCTCCAGTTGACATCAAGTCTGAGTTTGGCAATATTTTTCTCCCTTTGTGTAGAGAAGGAATGAGATATTCCGCTGAGGAAATAGACAGAAGATTTGTTTCAAAATAGTTGTACCTTAAAATAGCAACAAGCATTAAGTCAGATCCGCCGACAAATCATCAATTGATGTACCCATAAAAACAAGCTAGATCAGATAGGAGTAGAAAatgcaagaaaaagaaaatacccaATAATCTTTATTAGGGATTGTAAAATGTGATCATCTACAATAGATGGTAGCATGGTGTATTGGCCAAGTAACCGatgtttattttgtgattctgaATAAGAACAAAAGTACTACTATTGCTAATATACAGAAACAAAccttttatgaaatttatttctcACGGCAACCTTATGAGCAGACGCCTGCAAGAGTGCTTCTCTGGGACTAGAGACCATATCATCGTCTATGCTGAggtttgtcctcaaatcatctGGCAATGCCTGcagttaaaaatataaattatgcaAAAACAATTGGAAGAAAAAAAGACAAATGTTTTGGAACTAGGTGCAATAAGAGTTGTTGTAGAGAATCCATACCATCACTTCATTCACAAGCTTTTCCAGTTGAATCTGTTCGATGTAAGTACGTGGAATGAACGCACCTTCCAGACCCAATTGCTCTGCAATATGCCTAACATACAGTCGCTCTTTTCCTTGCACCTTTCTCATAATCACAACTATTATTAATTTATGATCAACAAAAAGGACTTTGAGCCAGAAACATAGAAAGTACATAAGAATAATGAATCACAACATCTTTATAATTATAATACAGAAACAGAAAAAACAAACACCTTTCCTCTTCCTCAAAAATGCACATGATCAAAGAAGTTatgaaaaatcaagaaacatAGCAAACAGCTGAAGTTTACAGACCACTAAATTCTTTCCTCAGGTGGCGCGTGTATACAATTCTTCACAGTTGTGCAGAAGAAACGACAGCTAAAAAAAGCATAGAACAAAATTTCTTTCTAGCTCAGAGAACATAAAGATGTCAGAGCCCTACTCCAAACTCTCATCTTTGATGATTACCTTTAAATGGGAGATTACATTATGTGCATGAAAACTAGAGTTCATGAATTCCTTATGCTTAACCAATGTCAATTGTAATATCGAATTCATCAGTCTTTCAAGTGATGCTTCATTGAGTTTAATTGTGGAAGGCTACAGGATAGTAATATATCACCAAGTAACTAGTTATAGAGAAGAGTCTACTTGGACAAGCTCTAGATCATTTAGAATGCACCATGAGGTCCAAGTCATAGTGAATACGCTGTCATATAACTTTAAGTTTCACAAGTATTGATATTAGGAACAAAACCATCATAGGAAATAAGAATCAAGATGTATGAAAACAGTCCTGCATCCTCAGTAGGGACTAGTGAATGTCAATAAAAATGTAGCAAGTGTACTATAAGAATACTATTTCGAAATACCAAAAGTATTTCAAAATATCCTAAATTAGAAATCACTAAGAATAATTTCCATAACTACATTGTGCATAACCATGAAAAAGCCATCTGTAAGATACAGTTTCTATCTATGTAGAAACTGAAGTCGTTTAGTCATCATGTATGATGAAATAACTTATCCAATTAGCTACAAAAGAATCTTCTGTAGTCCATATGCTAATATACATAAGACTATTCTTTTGACTTTAGTAGCTAATTGGATAAGTTATTTCATCATACATGATGACTAAACGACTACTAGATAGCAAAAAGTGACTAAATGACCAAGTCCAATTAGAACATATTGTAGAATTCATTACAGCGTAActtattatatataatagttatGTATATACTATTTGTTACCATATTATATCTATATATttggtaatatatatatatatataggtcaaTTAGACAAAGTTGTCAATCAGCCTAATGATAGTTTCCTAAGATAAATTCTAGTTTGTATATATAAATATGCCTACTCTTCAATAAAAAAGTAACCCTTTTGGATCTAAagttaacatggtatcagagcagtaaATTCGAAATTAcggtttttttttcccttttcctGTCCGTGTGTTTCCTCTCCCTCATGGCACTCACTGCCTCTTCGTCAACACAAACTCCCTCGCGTCCGCCTCCACTGCTGCACAAAGTAGAAGCCTGGCGGCCTGAACGTGACAGTCAACACCTCCCCTCCTTCCTCGTTTCTTTACAAAGACGATTGCCTCAGCACCGAAGCCGCGTGAAGGTCGTTCTATCCCCTTCTCTTTCAATTTCCTTCAAGATCTGGGTTCTGCAATCCTCCTGGACGGCCCTTCCCGCCATGTCCTCCTCTTGCTTAGATTTGTTGTTGCCTCCGACGATGGTGATTGCTGCCTCACACTGCCGCCTCCAGCCCAAGAAGTCTTCCTTGCtgcttcctctccaagcaacagTAGCTGCTGCAACTTCCTTTGGCAGAAAACAGAGAAGCCTTCGCTTGCTGCTCTCCTCTCAGAGCAGCCGCTGCATCCTGATTTTCTATTGCT includes these proteins:
- the LOC122038960 gene encoding protein ABHD11-like, which codes for MARASNFAVSCGSDWGWAVMAGGKGFDIRVGASLDPRARCGVQFPLQDCTCHARPFSLNNPRKSYSSSNRRLRVHMTLVDERAIRPLEAAKPNHTLAYDLVQGSLVSWNYFMDKSIPDPPTAVLLHGILGSRKNWGSFAKRLAQEFPMWQFLLVDLRCHGESASIKKNGPHTVAAAALDVLKLVAQLRLIPRVLVGHSFGGKVALSMVEQAAKPLARPVRVWVLDATPGKVRPGGDGEDHPGELIDFLSKMPKEVASKQKVVDALIQEGFSSEVARWVVTNLQPANQPGSISSSGFSWIFDLNGISEMYKSYEETNLWKTVENVPRGVHMNFLKAERSLHRWALEDLRRIHVAEELASEAGAGVELHVLEDAGHWVHADNPDGLFRILSSSFLGLRNL
- the LOC122038962 gene encoding inorganic pyrophosphatase TTM2-like isoform X2, which produces MESIISFEEWVTYNPFIISPGSTFEVSVHLLGGLMGLGYTIAAILKRSSRMIYDDKVVMKIDWLEQLNHRYIQVQGKERLYVRHIAEQLGLEGAFIPRTYIEQIQLEKLVNEVMALPDDLRTNLSIDDDMVSSPREALLQASAHKVAVRNKFHKRYNYFETNLLSISSAEYLIPSLHKGRKILPNSDLMSTGEGLREPPESPAISREAVNHLSEQISALNERFDEFSSQTEEYNKKFSSQRTSMSQQNLALQGEACNGSVPTSLFVSNLGNGTLLPTSSSSSRLNKDSSLLDEGLKLNEEHTGIDKS
- the LOC122038962 gene encoding inorganic pyrophosphatase TTM2-like isoform X1 is translated as MESIISFEEWVTYNPFIISPGSTFEVSVHLLGGLMGLGYTIAAILKRSSRMIYDDKVVMKIDWLEQLNHRYIQVQGKERLYVRHIAEQLGLEGAFIPRTYIEQIQLEKLVNEVMALPDDLRTNLSIDDDMVSSPREALLQASAHKVAVRNKFHKRYNYFETNLLSISSAEYLIPSLHKGRKILPNSDLMSTGEGLREPPESPAISREAVNHLSEQISALNERFDEFSSQTEEYNKKFSSQRTSMSQQNLALQGEACNGSVPTSLFVSNLGNGTLLPTSSSSSRLNKDSSLLDEMHERLSLSSQQGLTDIRSRLLNWNTIGILAMGSIGIVLFKNLNRN